The Fusarium falciforme chromosome 12, complete sequence DNA window TCGGACGAAGGGTCCTACAAAGTGTGTTCCTTTCAACTTCTATCATCAAGAGCAATTAAATTGGTGATTTCAAATGCCGGCTTAAACCGTGGGCCGTTTGTGCCGAGTGTAGGTGTTGCACTTGCGGATTCGCGGGGAGCTATCGTGGATTGGCTCCCTTTGCCGTCGTGTTAGCCATACCGACGTGCACAGAGATGAACACCGGACATACAAGGATACAATCCTTATGTTGATAACCACAGTGAGTAATTTAGTATCAAAATGTTAGACCAGATGTGCCTCCATCTGCGTAGATCCTAGGCGGTCATACAGGTTCAGCCCCTCGACGAGATCCTTTGCCGCCGTCTCATTGACCCCTGCAAGTTCTGCGAGCGAtagaagaggaagaacatAGCCCGCCACACGCTCAAATGCCCCGGATTCTTGCCTGCGGAGAACCAGCCCCCAAATCTCGCAGTTGAAATGGTGACCCTGAAAGAGCTGGGAGACTTCCATCAACCAGAGGTCTACTACTTTGCCGTCTTCGTAGGAGGAATCTATCGTATCAGGGTAGTAGGCACTATGCGCCCCGGTCAATCGGCAAACTGGACTCTTCGTCTGGCGGGGCCGAAACGGAGCTTTTGGAGTTTCATCCACGCCCTTGGCCGGAGAGTGGCAGACTGGATCTCGCCGCTGCTGACCCCTGGTATCTTCCATTTGACATCGAAGGATACCACCTCGATTGTGTCCTTTGTGTCCATCTCTCGTTCTACCTTGTTGGCTGCGCCTGAAATTGAAGTCCAAGACCAGCTTGGCCCTTCACGGCGGGACGGGCAAGGTTGAGGCTGTTCTGCCATCCAACCAAGGTCGATGGCCCAGAGATCCATCTCATCGCCATACCTCCTCGACTCCAGAGCCTGTGGGAATCGCATGCCGCCGTCCGACTTTCTTTCAGACCGGCAGAGCGAGCAAGGTTGTAGTGAAGTGTGGTACAGAATCCGCGGCGAGAGAACGTGCTCCTGAAGAGTCCATGCGCGGTGGTTAATAGGATCTAGATTCCCTTCTCGGCCGGCGCGTGGGACGAGATACACTTCTGCTCTCGTTGCAGTTTCTGATATGAAGGCTGCCTTGGAAATAGGTTTTGCTTTCTCGGGGCATTCCCGGGACTTGAGGAATCCTTCATAGCAACTCCTAGCGCTGGCAGCAGATATTATGACTGTGGCACCGCGATAGATGTCGCCCATCTTGACTAGCTGGCTTCCTttggcatcgtcgtcatcttggatGATACAAAGAGAGTCAATCCAGATATATGATATTCCGTCTAGACTTTGGGCAACTTGAGTGGCGGCTTGGACTGACTTGGGTAGGTTTACAACTGTGATAGATGCCTGATACGCAGCCAGCCTCGCCTGGGTGAGTTTGCACTCTCGATCGCCTCCCCAACAGTAACTCGGGGCCGCATATCTATAATGCTGATGATTGGGAACGAGGCACATGGTGGACTCGTCTTGGACTAGTTTCAGGAGCCTAGCTGGAGAATCGCAAGTGCCCTTTGAAGAACACTTGGGGTGGTTTGTTAGACAGTTAGAGAGCTAGGAACTAGCTTTAGATAAACTCGCAGCAGATCCAGGCTCCAAGTTCGGTAGGACGCGCTTCATAGCATTATGGACGGGATTCCTTATACTGGATGAGCTAATTCAAAGGGATAAAGGTTTAGTAAGAGCTACCCTCTTCTGTGAACGCGAAAAATGGCCTCACTATCCTCTTGAACCACACATCGAGCGTATCTCCTGGGCCGTAGCACAACGAGACCTCGATGGGCTCCGAGTGGTCAAAGGGCTCCGAGTATCGCTCCATGGAGCCCTTAAGGGTTGCGTAGAATGTGCAGCCGTTTTCTGCACCGTGTACGATGTCGTCGAACGTGATGTTGAGGGAGATGGATTGGTCGCCATCTAGTTCGAAATTTTTGGGTGCTTGGATCTGCATCTATTGGCACAATTCGCAGGAATACACCCATGGCCAATTCATGCTGAGACGTATATAGTGTTAGA harbors:
- a CDS encoding HET domain-containing protein gives rise to the protein MQIQAPKNFELDGDQSISLNITFDDIVHGAENGCTFYATLKGSMERYSEPFDHSEPIEVSLCYGPGDTLDVWFKRICSSKGTCDSPARLLKLVQDESTMCLVPNHQHYRYAAPSYCWGGDRECKLTQARLAAYQASITVVNLPKSVQAATQVAQSLDGISYIWIDSLCIIQDDDDAKGSQLVKMGDIYRGATVIISAASARSCYEGFLKSRECPEKAKPISKAAFISETATRAEVYLVPRAGREGNLDPINHRAWTLQEHVLSPRILYHTSLQPCSLCRSERKSDGGMRFPQALESRRYGDEMDLWAIDLGWMAEQPQPCPSRREGPSWSWTSISGAANKVEREMDTKDTIEVVSFDVKWKIPGVSSGEIQSATLRPRAWMKLQKLRFGPARRRVQFAD